A window of the Pyrodictium abyssi genome harbors these coding sequences:
- a CDS encoding CDP-2,3-bis-(O-geranylgeranyl)-sn-glycerol synthase has protein sequence MAELLDPFHTILVLLPALIANGSPVLLSYGGTPIDGGRKFLDGRPILGPGKTWEGLAIGTLYGSIFATFLSSTTCSLTILKGGIAAAIGALLGDMLAAFVKRRIGLERGAPAPVLDQLDFYAGALLLLYAVGIVVHPYTAVLMAPLVLALHRLTNIAANRLRLKPVPW, from the coding sequence GTGGCTGAACTGCTAGACCCCTTTCACACCATCCTGGTGCTACTACCAGCGCTTATAGCTAACGGCTCTCCTGTTCTACTGAGCTACGGCGGGACACCGATAGATGGGGGGCGGAAGTTCCTCGACGGCAGACCTATCCTAGGCCCAGGGAAGACCTGGGAGGGCTTGGCCATAGGGACTCTCTACGGCTCTATATTTGCTACATTCCTATCATCCACGACGTGCTCGCTAACGATACTAAAGGGCGGTATAGCCGCGGCTATAGGCGCTCTTCTGGGGGACATGCTCGCTGCCTTTGTAAAGCGGAGAATAGGGCTGGAGCGTGGTGCGCCTGCACCAGTACTTGACCAGCTCGACTTCTATGCTGGAGCGCTACTGCTGCTTTATGCTGTCGGTATAGTGGTGCACCCATACACGGCTGTGCTCATGGCACCGCTGGTTCTAGCTCTACACCGCCTGACGAACATAGCCGCTAACAGGCTAAGGCTAAAACCGGTGCCATGGTGA
- a CDS encoding RNA-protein complex protein Nop10, whose product MRWLMRRCTVCGRYTLRRDKCPLCGGSVAVPHPPRFSPEDKYVAYRYKMKMLAGMINTGEEAASTQ is encoded by the coding sequence ATGCGCTGGCTCATGAGGCGGTGCACCGTATGTGGTAGGTACACGCTCAGGCGTGATAAGTGCCCTCTATGCGGTGGTAGCGTAGCTGTGCCACACCCGCCACGGTTCTCGCCAGAAGACAAGTACGTAGCCTACCGCTACAAGATGAAGATGCTAGCAGGCATGATAAATACTGGCGAAGAGGCAGCTAGCACACAGTAG
- a CDS encoding translation initiation factor IF-2 subunit alpha, with the protein MPIKRKELPDVGELVVATVREVYDYGAYLNLDEYGGLEAYLPWSEVASRWVRSIHDVVKPGQKIVVKVIRVNRKRKQVDVSLKRVNDNERRRKMMEWKRAQKAEKILEIVAQKLGKTLEQAYEEVGWRLEEAYGELMAAFEEAAIRGEDVLREAGVPEDWVGPLLEEIRRHVEVKRVKIGGTIMARSFAGDGVERIKEVLLSVKEAILESSRDIKVRLYTVGAPRYKLELDAYDYKTLEKALEKGLEVGEAKAKELGVIFSFTREKR; encoded by the coding sequence ATGCCCATAAAGAGGAAGGAGCTACCCGACGTCGGCGAGCTCGTGGTTGCAACCGTACGCGAGGTCTACGACTACGGTGCCTACCTCAACCTAGACGAGTATGGAGGACTCGAGGCATACCTGCCTTGGAGCGAGGTTGCCTCGCGCTGGGTTCGCAGCATCCATGACGTCGTGAAGCCCGGCCAGAAGATAGTAGTCAAGGTTATCAGGGTTAACCGGAAGCGTAAGCAGGTAGACGTATCGCTGAAGCGCGTAAACGACAACGAGCGCCGCCGTAAGATGATGGAGTGGAAGAGGGCACAGAAGGCCGAGAAGATACTAGAGATAGTGGCACAGAAGCTTGGAAAGACGCTAGAGCAGGCATACGAGGAGGTTGGCTGGCGGCTAGAAGAGGCCTACGGAGAACTAATGGCTGCTTTCGAGGAGGCCGCTATCCGCGGCGAGGATGTACTCAGAGAGGCTGGTGTCCCGGAGGACTGGGTGGGCCCGCTTCTAGAGGAGATAAGGCGTCACGTGGAGGTCAAGAGGGTAAAGATAGGCGGCACTATAATGGCTAGAAGCTTTGCAGGCGATGGCGTTGAGCGCATAAAAGAGGTCTTACTAAGCGTGAAGGAGGCGATACTAGAGAGCTCTAGGGATATCAAGGTAAGACTGTACACTGTTGGCGCGCCGCGCTACAAACTAGAGCTAGACGCGTACGACTATAAGACGCTCGAGAAGGCGCTCGAAAAAGGGCTCGAAGTGGGCGAGGCAAAGGCCAAGGAGCTTGGCGTTATATTCAGCTTCACTAGGGAGAAGCGCTAG
- a CDS encoding 30S ribosomal protein S27e — MVKKLKILVPQPRSRFLLVRCPVCGNEQVVFSHATFPSRCLVCGAQLVEPTGGKAKITGQVVRVLG, encoded by the coding sequence ATGGTGAAGAAGCTGAAGATACTGGTACCGCAGCCTCGGAGCAGGTTCCTCCTAGTACGCTGCCCGGTCTGCGGCAACGAGCAGGTAGTATTCAGCCACGCAACGTTCCCAAGCCGCTGCCTCGTCTGCGGTGCTCAGCTGGTAGAGCCGACTGGCGGTAAGGCTAAGATAACCGGCCAGGTAGTACGCGTACTGGGCTAG
- a CDS encoding 50S ribosomal protein L44e: MRVPKVINTYCPRCKTHTPHSVAIYKHGKRRSLAEGERRYRRKQEGYGSKRKPEQKRFAKVTKKVVLKLKCQKCGYILHRRGIRLKKVELVEVR; encoded by the coding sequence ATGAGGGTGCCAAAGGTCATCAATACCTATTGTCCGCGGTGTAAGACGCACACACCGCACTCAGTGGCCATATACAAGCACGGTAAGCGGCGCAGCCTGGCTGAGGGTGAGCGCAGGTACCGCAGGAAGCAGGAAGGCTATGGTAGCAAGAGGAAGCCCGAGCAGAAGCGTTTTGCAAAGGTAACTAAGAAGGTCGTGCTGAAGCTCAAGTGCCAGAAGTGTGGCTACATACTCCACCGTAGGGGTATCAGGCTGAAGAAGGTCGAGCTCGTGGAGGTGAGGTAG